In one window of Pseudodesulfovibrio sediminis DNA:
- a CDS encoding 3-hydroxyacyl-ACP dehydratase FabZ family protein, with the protein MSALEDTIRKAGKPVLIGEDGFTKDFTFDKDFIGFDGHFPGNPILPAVVQLMAGSMAATEAIDATTGKQVTPVGAGRAKFLKQIAPGDLLKVTGKLKSKKDETIAVISILVSGETAATFHITLGGGL; encoded by the coding sequence ATGAGTGCATTGGAAGACACCATACGTAAAGCTGGAAAACCCGTTCTGATCGGCGAAGATGGATTCACAAAGGATTTCACTTTCGATAAAGATTTCATTGGGTTTGACGGGCATTTCCCTGGCAACCCCATCTTGCCAGCCGTGGTGCAGCTCATGGCTGGGTCAATGGCAGCCACCGAAGCCATTGACGCCACAACCGGAAAGCAAGTGACGCCCGTTGGCGCAGGCCGGGCAAAATTCCTCAAGCAGATCGCACCAGGTGACCTCTTGAAGGTCACAGGTAAGCTGAAGTCTAAAAAAGACGAGACGATCGCCGTCATATCGATTCTCGTCAGCGGTGAAACCGCAGCAACATTCCACATCACCCTGGGCGGAGGCCTTTGA
- a CDS encoding acyl-CoA thioesterase, producing the protein MSKKPYFKSPENAPAPLRSITQRPVRFEEVDPLAIVWHGRYPSYFEDGRIHLGDQHGLGYLDFKRHEVAAPIKQMYFDYILPLSYGDTAHIETFLHYTEAARLNYEFIIRNSAGDITTTGYTVQLFMTFDHELLITPPDFYQKILERWKNGKL; encoded by the coding sequence ATGAGCAAAAAACCGTATTTCAAATCGCCGGAGAATGCCCCGGCTCCCCTGCGCTCCATTACGCAACGCCCCGTTCGATTCGAAGAAGTAGACCCGTTGGCCATTGTCTGGCACGGTCGGTATCCCAGCTACTTCGAAGATGGCCGCATTCACCTGGGAGACCAGCATGGCCTTGGCTATCTCGACTTCAAAAGACATGAAGTAGCCGCGCCCATCAAACAAATGTATTTCGACTACATCCTGCCTCTGTCTTATGGTGATACCGCTCATATCGAGACCTTTCTGCACTATACTGAAGCTGCACGGCTCAACTATGAATTCATCATCCGCAATAGCGCCGGAGACATCACCACAACTGGATACACAGTCCAGCTCTTCATGACCTTTGATCATGAGTTACTCATAACTCCGCCCGACTTCTATCAGAAAATTCTAGAACGCTGGAAGAACGGGAAATTGTAA
- a CDS encoding lipid biosynthesis B12-binding/radical SAM protein, with amino-acid sequence MARLLLISTNITVEPYLVYPLGMSVIAAALQNSGHVVRQFDFLAEGESMDALEQTLAEFKPDMTGISLRNIDNVDSFTSHENWYLEHVRTITAFLKIRGQTVIVGGPGFSLMPETIIEYLGADHGVVGEGERKMVQLVKMLEAGETPSRLLKPEQGLVSSEMCTPAWDTNILNFYIDHSGIANIQTKRGCENRCSYCSYPSIEGGKLRLREPDEVVDEVERLHLKHGAEFIFFTDSVFNDSQNHYLEVAELLARKNLALKWSAFFQPTPISRGELKLLKRAGLSAMEVGTDASTDETLSAMNKPFLFEGVRAFNEACVSEHIPCAHFVIFGGPGETPATVCQGIDNLNSLESCVVFPFSGIRLYKGTPLYAQAKKEGTVPTAQELLKPYYYFSPNIDQAWMNEELTKGFLGRRDRIFPPADAQDRMDVLHRFGYRGLLWDTLVTFADTHKPKQARAKVSQ; translated from the coding sequence ATGGCTCGACTCCTGCTCATTTCCACCAACATCACGGTGGAACCATATCTCGTATACCCATTGGGCATGTCCGTGATTGCTGCTGCCCTGCAAAACAGTGGACATGTCGTTCGCCAATTTGACTTTCTGGCCGAGGGTGAAAGCATGGACGCCCTGGAGCAGACCCTCGCTGAATTCAAGCCGGACATGACTGGCATCTCCCTGCGAAATATCGACAATGTGGACTCCTTCACTTCGCACGAGAACTGGTACCTCGAACATGTACGAACCATTACGGCTTTTCTCAAAATACGAGGCCAGACAGTTATAGTGGGTGGCCCAGGCTTCTCCCTGATGCCCGAAACCATCATTGAATATCTCGGCGCAGACCACGGTGTGGTGGGCGAAGGCGAACGCAAAATGGTCCAACTGGTCAAGATGCTCGAAGCGGGCGAAACCCCAAGTAGACTGCTCAAACCAGAGCAGGGATTGGTCAGTTCGGAAATGTGCACCCCAGCTTGGGATACGAACATTCTCAATTTTTATATTGACCACAGTGGCATCGCAAATATCCAGACCAAGCGAGGGTGCGAAAACCGCTGCTCATACTGTTCATACCCCTCCATTGAAGGCGGCAAACTCCGACTCAGGGAACCGGATGAAGTCGTGGACGAAGTGGAAAGGCTGCATCTCAAACACGGAGCTGAATTCATCTTTTTCACAGACTCCGTATTCAACGACAGCCAGAATCATTACCTGGAAGTTGCCGAACTGTTGGCCCGCAAGAACCTCGCGCTCAAATGGAGTGCATTCTTCCAGCCCACTCCCATTAGCCGAGGCGAACTCAAACTTCTCAAAAGGGCCGGTTTATCGGCCATGGAGGTCGGGACTGACGCCTCCACGGACGAAACATTATCAGCCATGAACAAGCCATTTCTTTTTGAAGGGGTTCGTGCCTTTAACGAAGCATGTGTTTCGGAACATATCCCCTGCGCTCACTTCGTCATCTTCGGTGGCCCAGGAGAAACACCAGCCACTGTTTGCCAGGGCATCGACAATTTGAATTCTCTTGAGAGTTGTGTGGTCTTCCCTTTTTCAGGCATCCGCCTCTACAAGGGGACCCCGCTTTACGCACAGGCCAAAAAAGAAGGAACCGTGCCTACAGCGCAGGAACTGCTCAAGCCGTATTACTATTTTTCCCCAAACATCGACCAGGCCTGGATGAACGAAGAACTCACCAAAGGATTCCTTGGACGCAGGGACCGGATATTCCCGCCTGCCGATGCACAAGACCGAATGGACGTCTTGCACCGATTTGGATACCGGGGACTGCTCTGGGACACCCTCGTCACTTTTGCTGACACCCACAAGCCCAAACAGGCGAGAGCAAAGGTGAGTCAATGA